From Echinicola soli, a single genomic window includes:
- a CDS encoding DEAD/DEAH box helicase family protein, which produces MNLSDFEIRSSFPKGITFKYPWRAYQQRVLDELETHLADDHLHIIAPPGSGKTVLGLEVALRINKPTLILAPTIAIRDQWIQRFCELFLQVKTAPEWISADIKEPSFLTVATYQALHAVCRHEEPFGQLDNGKRLTATGEEVDEITSFISKLQKQQLGTIMVDEAHHLKNAWWESIDCIKQHLDPTIVGLTATPPYDVSPGEWQRYISLNGPVDAEITVPELIAENTLCAHQDFVYYSLPSPLESQKIFAYRKQVKALYQELKGEEMLVNALRNHAVFQAPEDNLEWIYSNLPHYSALLVFLHAAGEEIPEIHREVIGVKDLVLPALDFNWMALLLDFYLFKGIEDFPLQESYREELAHRLRRAGVLEKKTISFWHSDKINRYLSRSLSKLTSIQQIVEFEQQQLGDGLRMVILTDYIRKEFLPNRPINDLELNRIGVMPIFEILRRKAQIPAKMAVLTGSLVIIPRAALEPLQRLAAVDGEDNIYFSALPYDSGFLEVTVSTGIRHRLVHWMTELFQQGHVSLLVGTKALLGEGWDAPAINSLIMASFVGSFVLSNQMRGRAIRKGKQEPEKTSNIWHLACLDPSDEAGGADMYVLRRRFKTFVGVSSEAPVTIQNGLDRLGMPAEINSLEQAMEMNAFVMGQAKDRNLLSEKWLDAIKNGHVLVEDIKIPFPKNQTYKQTKSLYYNRTIKAFAGLFLSALGSFGIQAIFGMTKVSRYIFTIVDLKDCLLGLGVVAMIIFGRFSYKMGRMYVKYRDIGKDVHKIAEALLIALLKAKFIRSDKDSLRVISDVDAAGTIYCHLEGGSTFEKSLFIKSLQEIIEQIDNPRYLIIRKSFFLKLLAQRDYHAVPEALGRNKQFAQIFEAEWRRSVGDCELVYTRSLDGRKSLLRARMSSLASEFEQKPERIMIWK; this is translated from the coding sequence ATGAACCTATCAGACTTTGAAATAAGAAGTAGCTTTCCAAAAGGAATAACTTTTAAATATCCATGGCGTGCTTACCAGCAGCGAGTTTTGGATGAGCTGGAGACCCACCTTGCCGATGATCACCTGCATATCATTGCCCCGCCGGGCTCAGGGAAAACAGTACTGGGATTGGAGGTGGCACTGCGTATCAATAAACCTACCTTGATTTTGGCGCCGACCATTGCTATCAGAGACCAGTGGATCCAGCGGTTTTGTGAACTTTTTCTCCAGGTAAAGACTGCACCGGAGTGGATTTCCGCTGATATCAAGGAACCTTCCTTCCTCACTGTGGCTACTTATCAGGCTTTGCACGCAGTATGTCGCCATGAAGAGCCGTTCGGACAACTTGATAACGGCAAGCGCTTAACCGCAACTGGTGAGGAGGTCGATGAGATCACTTCCTTTATCAGTAAACTGCAAAAACAACAGCTAGGGACCATCATGGTAGATGAAGCCCATCACTTAAAAAATGCCTGGTGGGAATCGATCGATTGCATAAAACAGCACCTCGACCCGACCATTGTGGGATTGACTGCCACTCCTCCTTATGATGTATCACCGGGAGAATGGCAACGTTATATTTCCTTAAACGGTCCAGTGGATGCAGAAATCACCGTACCGGAGTTGATTGCCGAAAACACCCTGTGCGCGCATCAGGATTTTGTATATTACTCTCTCCCCTCTCCACTGGAAAGCCAGAAGATCTTTGCCTACAGAAAACAGGTCAAGGCCTTGTATCAAGAGCTAAAAGGAGAGGAGATGCTGGTTAATGCCCTCCGTAACCATGCTGTGTTTCAGGCTCCAGAAGACAATCTGGAATGGATTTATAGCAATCTACCTCACTACTCTGCCCTTTTGGTCTTTCTCCATGCAGCAGGAGAGGAAATCCCCGAAATCCACCGGGAGGTGATCGGTGTAAAAGACTTGGTCTTACCTGCGCTGGATTTTAATTGGATGGCACTACTGTTGGATTTTTACTTGTTTAAAGGTATCGAGGATTTCCCCTTGCAGGAATCTTACAGAGAGGAATTGGCCCACCGACTAAGGAGGGCAGGTGTGCTTGAGAAGAAAACAATCAGCTTCTGGCACAGCGACAAGATCAATCGCTATCTGAGCAGAAGCTTAAGTAAACTCACCAGTATACAGCAGATCGTGGAGTTTGAGCAGCAGCAGCTAGGAGATGGACTCAGAATGGTGATCCTTACGGATTATATCCGAAAGGAATTTCTTCCCAATCGGCCTATCAATGACCTGGAACTCAATAGAATTGGAGTAATGCCCATATTCGAAATACTCAGAAGGAAGGCGCAAATTCCCGCCAAGATGGCAGTTTTGACAGGGTCACTGGTGATTATTCCTCGAGCAGCATTAGAGCCACTTCAGCGATTGGCTGCTGTTGATGGAGAAGACAATATTTACTTTTCAGCGTTGCCGTATGACTCGGGGTTTTTGGAAGTAACGGTCAGTACTGGCATACGGCACCGGCTTGTCCACTGGATGACCGAGTTGTTTCAGCAGGGACATGTATCACTCCTTGTCGGTACAAAAGCTTTGCTGGGAGAAGGCTGGGACGCACCTGCGATCAATTCCCTGATCATGGCGAGTTTTGTCGGCTCTTTTGTACTTTCCAATCAAATGCGAGGAAGAGCAATTAGAAAAGGAAAACAAGAACCAGAGAAGACCAGTAATATCTGGCATTTGGCCTGCCTGGATCCTTCTGATGAAGCAGGAGGAGCTGATATGTACGTGCTAAGAAGGCGGTTCAAAACCTTCGTGGGAGTCTCTTCAGAAGCACCGGTTACTATTCAAAATGGCCTGGACAGACTGGGTATGCCAGCCGAAATCAACAGCTTGGAGCAGGCCATGGAAATGAATGCGTTTGTAATGGGTCAAGCCAAAGATAGGAACCTGTTATCGGAAAAGTGGTTGGATGCCATAAAGAATGGACATGTGCTCGTGGAGGACATAAAAATCCCCTTTCCAAAGAACCAAACCTACAAACAGACCAAATCCCTATATTATAACCGGACTATAAAGGCGTTTGCAGGGTTGTTCTTGTCTGCTCTGGGAAGTTTTGGGATTCAGGCCATTTTTGGAATGACGAAGGTGTCCAGATACATTTTTACTATAGTGGATTTAAAGGATTGCCTTTTGGGGCTCGGGGTAGTGGCTATGATTATTTTTGGTCGTTTCAGCTATAAAATGGGGCGTATGTACGTAAAGTATCGTGACATTGGTAAGGATGTGCACAAAATCGCTGAGGCTCTGCTTATTGCTTTGCTCAAAGCAAAATTCATTCGCTCGGACAAGGACTCTCTTCGTGTCATTTCTGATGTAGATGCAGCGGGAACCATTTACTGCCATCTGGAAGGAGGAAGTACATTCGAAAAGTCTCTGTTTATAAAATCCCTACAGGAAATTATAGAACAAATCGATAATCCGAGGTACTTGATCATAAGAAAAAGCTTCTTCTTAAAGTTGCTTGCCCAGCGCGACTACCATGCTGTACCTGAGGCCTTGGGAAGAAATAAGCAATTTGCTCAAATTTTTGAAGCAGAGTGGAGAAGATCTGTCGGTGATTGTGAACTAGTATATACAAGGTCGCTGGATGGCCGTAAAAGCCTCTTAAGAGCCAGGATGAGCTCGTTGGCATCGGAGTTTGAGCAAAAACCAGAACGGATAATGATATGGAAGTGA
- a CDS encoding glycosyl hydrolase encodes MKLTLKLLIPAACMLAISCQAPSEEAANKPTITPNSWPAITNQSKPWTRWWWMGNAVDKENLNYLMHEYADAGLGGVEIAPIYGAKGHEDRYLEFLSDEWLEMLKYTINVSDSLDMQVDLTQGTGWPFGGPFVNPGHAASKLVTKEFDYSGQGTFSQDLTWEDEKRPELSPELIAVMAYGDNGQVEEITSQVSAQGQLNWQAEGNWKIMAIYNGKTGQKVKRAAPGGQGYTLDHFSTEAVNSYLDVFAKAFGEDIPGIRAFYNDSFEVYGANFTKSFLEEFQQRRGYDLKTYLPQLLGKENNEEVARIKSDYRQTLHELLLEHFTANWTAWAHSKGKKTKNQAHGSPGNLIDLYATVDIPECETFGSSYFPIPGLRRDSTDIRNVDPDPIMLKFASSAGHLAGKPLISCETFTWLGEHFKSSFSQMKPEVDQAFLAGINHVFYHGVTYSPKDIDFPGWLFYASLNLTQQNSLWPHFRSFNDYIARCQSVLQAGKPDNELIVYWPVYDVWAEEGNIFKMISVHHIDDWLHPTAFYEQTTELMKQGFALDFASDKLIRDAKVQEGKILTHGEASPAKALLIPKMEYFPVQTLEAAIQLAKEGATVIFEAVPEHVPGHFEVEKREKQLADAWNQLQFNDQGEAATGKGKVILNANVRQALESESIERESLADSGLQFIRRAVGNDKYYFLVNHTANTINKEITLNVRASSIFLMNPLTGESGLAKSHRQEGKTVVKVHLESGESLLLQASAAEATAAAPWVYRTKAAKTIPVKGPWKLHFNAGGPELPQDQTFETIQPWTAKGDDKADQFSGQATYSTTFDLQKAEGKHYLLKLGKVHESAKIWINGQEAGYAWSIPYQLRIGKFLKDGKNEIKIQIANLMANRIRYMDQKGLEWRNYHEINFVNINYKPFDASTWEVMPSGLEGPVELEVF; translated from the coding sequence ATGAAACTTACTTTAAAACTTCTAATACCAGCGGCCTGTATGCTGGCCATTTCATGTCAGGCTCCTTCTGAAGAAGCCGCCAATAAACCCACCATAACGCCGAACAGCTGGCCAGCCATCACCAACCAGTCCAAGCCCTGGACAAGATGGTGGTGGATGGGCAATGCCGTGGATAAGGAAAACCTCAACTACCTGATGCATGAATACGCAGATGCAGGACTGGGCGGAGTAGAAATCGCCCCCATCTATGGGGCAAAAGGTCATGAAGACCGCTACCTGGAATTTCTGTCTGACGAATGGCTTGAAATGCTCAAGTATACCATCAATGTATCGGACAGCCTTGACATGCAAGTGGACCTGACCCAAGGAACCGGCTGGCCTTTTGGAGGGCCATTTGTCAACCCCGGCCATGCTGCATCCAAATTGGTCACGAAGGAATTTGACTATAGTGGACAAGGGACTTTCTCACAAGACCTTACTTGGGAGGATGAAAAACGACCTGAACTCAGTCCTGAGCTTATCGCTGTCATGGCTTATGGCGACAATGGACAAGTAGAAGAAATCACCAGCCAAGTCTCCGCTCAAGGGCAGCTGAACTGGCAGGCAGAAGGAAACTGGAAAATCATGGCCATCTACAATGGCAAAACAGGCCAAAAGGTAAAAAGAGCCGCTCCTGGAGGACAAGGCTATACCTTGGATCACTTTTCGACAGAAGCAGTTAACAGTTACCTGGATGTTTTCGCAAAAGCCTTTGGAGAGGACATTCCCGGAATAAGGGCCTTTTACAATGACAGCTTTGAAGTGTATGGTGCCAATTTCACCAAGAGCTTCCTTGAGGAATTTCAGCAACGAAGGGGTTATGACTTAAAAACCTATTTGCCACAGCTTCTTGGAAAAGAAAACAACGAAGAGGTGGCACGTATCAAATCAGATTATCGTCAGACGCTCCACGAACTGCTCCTGGAGCACTTTACCGCAAACTGGACAGCATGGGCTCACAGCAAGGGCAAGAAAACCAAAAACCAAGCCCATGGCTCCCCCGGCAACCTGATAGACCTGTATGCAACGGTGGACATCCCTGAATGTGAGACTTTTGGTTCCAGCTATTTTCCGATACCGGGGCTCAGAAGGGACAGTACCGATATCCGAAACGTGGATCCCGACCCGATCATGCTGAAGTTTGCTTCCTCGGCAGGCCACCTGGCCGGAAAGCCACTGATCTCCTGCGAGACCTTCACCTGGCTGGGCGAACACTTCAAGTCTTCCTTCTCTCAGATGAAGCCCGAGGTGGACCAAGCTTTCCTCGCTGGCATCAACCATGTTTTTTATCATGGTGTCACTTATTCCCCTAAAGACATTGATTTTCCAGGTTGGTTATTTTACGCCTCCCTGAACCTTACCCAGCAAAACAGCCTCTGGCCACATTTCAGAAGCTTCAATGATTATATCGCCAGGTGCCAATCTGTCCTGCAGGCAGGGAAGCCTGACAATGAGCTGATCGTTTACTGGCCTGTCTATGATGTATGGGCTGAAGAAGGCAATATTTTCAAAATGATTTCTGTCCACCATATCGACGATTGGCTGCATCCAACTGCTTTTTATGAACAGACTACTGAGCTGATGAAACAAGGCTTTGCGCTTGACTTTGCATCCGATAAACTCATCCGTGACGCCAAAGTACAAGAAGGGAAAATCCTTACCCATGGTGAAGCCTCTCCGGCCAAAGCACTGCTGATCCCTAAAATGGAGTACTTCCCTGTCCAAACCTTGGAAGCGGCCATCCAGCTGGCCAAAGAAGGTGCCACGGTGATCTTTGAAGCGGTGCCCGAGCATGTTCCGGGACATTTTGAAGTGGAAAAAAGAGAAAAGCAGCTGGCCGACGCTTGGAATCAGCTTCAGTTTAATGATCAAGGGGAAGCCGCCACTGGAAAGGGCAAGGTAATCCTCAATGCAAACGTCAGACAAGCGCTGGAAAGCGAATCCATCGAAAGAGAATCCCTCGCAGACAGCGGTCTCCAATTTATCCGCCGGGCCGTTGGCAATGACAAGTATTACTTTCTGGTCAACCACACGGCCAACACCATCAATAAAGAAATCACACTGAACGTTAGGGCTTCTTCTATATTCCTGATGAACCCGCTCACGGGAGAAAGCGGATTGGCAAAAAGCCATCGCCAGGAGGGCAAAACCGTCGTCAAAGTACACTTGGAGTCCGGAGAAAGCCTGCTTCTTCAAGCTTCAGCAGCGGAAGCTACTGCTGCTGCCCCCTGGGTTTACCGTACCAAAGCAGCCAAAACCATTCCTGTCAAAGGGCCATGGAAGCTTCATTTTAACGCTGGTGGACCGGAACTTCCTCAAGACCAGACCTTCGAAACCATCCAACCTTGGACGGCCAAAGGCGACGACAAAGCCGATCAGTTTTCAGGACAGGCCACTTACAGCACCACATTTGACCTACAAAAAGCTGAAGGCAAACACTACCTACTGAAACTCGGAAAGGTCCATGAAAGTGCCAAGATCTGGATCAACGGTCAAGAAGCTGGCTATGCCTGGAGTATCCCTTATCAACTTCGCATAGGAAAATTCCTGAAGGACGGAAAAAATGAAATAAAAATCCAAATAGCCAACCTGATGGCCAATAGGATCCGCTACATGGACCAAAAAGGCTTAGAATGGAGAAATTACCATGAAATCAATTTTGTAAACATCAACTACAAGCCTTTTGACGCGTCCACATGGGAAGTGATGCCGTCCGGACTGGAAGGGCCAGTGGAGCTGGAGGTGTTTTGA
- the rhaM gene encoding L-rhamnose mutarotase gives MTKQLAFKMKLLPGYEAEYEKRHREIWPELVTLLKDSGVQDYSIYLDQETSTLFAVQTVAGNSSSQDLGNTKIVQKWWAYMADIMETNPDQSPVSVPLKEVFTL, from the coding sequence ATGACAAAACAACTTGCCTTTAAAATGAAACTACTGCCTGGATATGAGGCAGAATATGAAAAACGGCACCGTGAAATATGGCCTGAACTGGTGACCTTGCTAAAGGACAGTGGCGTGCAGGATTACAGCATTTACCTGGACCAGGAAACCTCCACCCTCTTTGCGGTACAAACTGTAGCCGGCAACAGTTCTTCCCAAGATTTGGGCAATACCAAAATCGTTCAAAAATGGTGGGCATACATGGCTGACATTATGGAAACCAATCCCGACCAATCGCCGGTAAGTGTTCCACTAAAAGAGGTTTTCACCTTGTAA
- a CDS encoding SusC/RagA family TonB-linked outer membrane protein — MKRQLTLKNPWQKRALLFMSMAYGAVANAEEIPFPSGHLVNDDLEITINNLEKEITGTVISSEDNLPLPGVSILLKGTGRGTVTDIDGRFTLEVPDEGAVLTFSSIGFETQEITVGSQTTLNVTLQVDMQQLGEVVVVGYGTQKKANITGAIAQMEPENLTERPIQRVDQALVGQMAGVRVKQTTGVPGQGFDIQIRGVGSITANSQPLYVIDGFPLEAAGGNPMDNISPNDIESIQVLKDAAAAAIYGSRAANGVVMINTKSGKSGKAQISLNSYVGVNETVKKLDVLGPTEWIDRATEMINTQWEQSGEGRSAAQSLEEREAILGGFDRNYMYDERWMMEGYPGLMLVDWQDHLFRKGIVQNYQLNASGGNESVKYFISGDYLDQEGIAVGLDYKRYSARANVEVQASNKLKFGLNLNPSYSALNDPGVEGKDAITHTTVGMAPVVEADAGLNTGVGDTPLYTWASSRLSPIAYAKGRLNETTIFRNLATAYGQYDFIEGLAFKTTLNVDNVDQQNKNYTPAPVTRNKQTTGGFNGYRKLTFVNENTLTFDRSFDEVHNLNAVIGMSYNFNKRNTYTMGGNFDVEGITTLNAAVINAGSTNTTETQSTLLSYFGRVQYDYKGKYLISASARRDGSSRFGDETKWGFFPSVSLGWRLSDEEFMKDMSLISDLKIRGSWGLSGNNGIGDYSHIATLDFANYSYGGALNNGLIPGNFPNPGLGWEESEMMNVGLDLGVLQNRIYASFDYYTRKNTNLLLNIPVPSATGFTTALTNIGEVMNKGWELELTSRNITGQFEWTTNVNLSHNNNEVRQLGPNNTPILGGSFDINHRITMVGQPMNTLFLVQNIGILTQEEIDNGAALYGNQEEGDPQYLDANNDGVIDPDDRILSGNPNPDYIWGITNNFRYKGFDLNILVQGQWGGLIYSTFGRAMDRPGMGYVENTLGRHRNRWRSPENPGDGETGKAVSSFGRIKNTDWLYPSDYWRIRNITLGYDLGRIIANEKLLSGARVYMTAENFFGGDKYTGGFNPEAVNSDGDDYGAFPLSKSIVFGVNLKF; from the coding sequence ATGAAAAGACAATTAACCCTTAAGAATCCATGGCAAAAGCGTGCACTTTTGTTCATGTCCATGGCCTACGGTGCTGTGGCGAATGCGGAGGAAATCCCCTTTCCTTCAGGTCATCTGGTCAATGATGATTTAGAAATCACTATTAACAATCTGGAAAAAGAAATTACAGGTACAGTAATCTCCAGTGAAGACAATCTGCCACTGCCTGGTGTGAGTATTCTGCTAAAAGGCACCGGGCGGGGCACCGTTACGGATATTGACGGCAGGTTTACCCTGGAAGTACCCGATGAGGGAGCTGTCTTGACGTTTAGCTCCATTGGATTTGAAACGCAGGAGATCACGGTTGGAAGCCAGACTACCCTGAATGTAACACTCCAGGTGGACATGCAGCAGCTGGGAGAAGTAGTGGTAGTTGGTTACGGTACTCAGAAAAAAGCAAATATTACTGGAGCCATTGCCCAGATGGAACCAGAGAATTTGACGGAGCGGCCCATTCAGCGGGTAGATCAGGCCTTGGTGGGTCAGATGGCTGGTGTAAGGGTGAAGCAGACGACAGGAGTGCCTGGCCAGGGATTTGATATTCAGATCCGAGGAGTGGGCTCCATTACGGCCAATAGCCAACCCTTGTATGTGATTGATGGGTTTCCACTGGAGGCAGCAGGAGGAAATCCCATGGATAATATCAGTCCTAATGATATCGAATCCATCCAAGTGCTAAAAGATGCTGCAGCAGCAGCGATCTACGGATCCCGTGCAGCGAACGGTGTGGTGATGATCAATACGAAAAGCGGTAAATCAGGCAAAGCACAGATCAGTTTAAACTCCTATGTAGGGGTTAACGAAACGGTTAAGAAGCTGGACGTGCTGGGGCCCACCGAGTGGATCGACCGGGCCACCGAGATGATCAATACGCAGTGGGAGCAGTCTGGCGAAGGCCGCAGCGCAGCGCAAAGCCTGGAAGAAAGGGAAGCCATCCTGGGTGGTTTTGATCGAAACTATATGTATGACGAGCGGTGGATGATGGAGGGCTACCCGGGGCTGATGCTGGTGGATTGGCAGGATCACCTTTTCCGTAAAGGGATAGTGCAGAACTACCAACTCAATGCATCCGGAGGAAACGAGAGCGTAAAATACTTTATTTCTGGGGATTACCTTGATCAGGAAGGGATTGCAGTAGGCTTGGACTATAAGCGTTATTCTGCCCGTGCCAATGTGGAGGTGCAGGCGAGTAATAAACTCAAATTTGGCTTGAACCTGAATCCTTCTTATTCCGCCTTGAATGACCCGGGTGTGGAAGGAAAGGATGCCATTACACATACTACTGTGGGCATGGCACCGGTGGTGGAGGCTGATGCCGGCCTCAATACAGGTGTAGGAGATACTCCGCTTTACACCTGGGCAAGTTCACGCTTAAGCCCGATTGCCTATGCCAAGGGGAGATTAAACGAAACGACGATTTTCAGAAATTTGGCCACAGCCTATGGACAGTACGATTTTATCGAGGGACTGGCCTTCAAGACCACGCTAAACGTGGACAATGTAGACCAGCAAAATAAAAACTACACGCCTGCACCGGTTACGCGAAACAAGCAGACAACGGGCGGTTTTAATGGCTACAGGAAATTAACTTTTGTCAATGAAAACACCTTGACCTTTGACAGGTCTTTTGACGAGGTACACAACCTGAATGCGGTCATCGGTATGTCGTACAATTTCAATAAGCGAAATACCTATACCATGGGAGGGAATTTTGATGTGGAAGGCATCACTACCCTCAATGCTGCAGTAATCAATGCGGGAAGTACGAATACCACCGAAACACAAAGCACTTTGCTTTCTTATTTTGGCCGTGTGCAGTACGATTACAAAGGGAAATACCTGATATCGGCTTCTGCCAGAAGGGACGGTTCTTCCCGTTTTGGCGATGAGACCAAGTGGGGCTTTTTCCCTTCCGTATCCTTGGGTTGGAGGCTTTCTGATGAAGAATTCATGAAAGACATGTCCTTGATCAGCGACCTGAAAATAAGAGGTAGCTGGGGTCTTTCAGGCAACAATGGCATAGGGGATTATTCACATATCGCCACTTTGGATTTTGCCAATTACTCTTATGGAGGAGCGCTGAACAATGGGTTGATTCCCGGTAACTTCCCCAATCCTGGACTGGGCTGGGAAGAGTCCGAAATGATGAACGTAGGATTGGACTTAGGTGTACTCCAAAACAGGATTTATGCTTCCTTCGATTACTATACCAGAAAGAACACCAACCTGTTATTGAACATTCCTGTGCCCTCTGCTACAGGATTTACCACGGCACTGACCAATATCGGAGAAGTGATGAACAAAGGCTGGGAACTGGAATTGACCTCAAGGAATATCACAGGGCAATTTGAGTGGACGACCAATGTCAACCTCAGTCATAACAATAATGAGGTAAGACAGCTCGGACCAAACAACACCCCTATTTTGGGCGGAAGCTTTGATATCAACCACCGCATTACCATGGTGGGGCAGCCGATGAATACGTTGTTCCTGGTGCAGAATATTGGCATCCTGACGCAAGAGGAGATTGATAATGGTGCGGCCTTATATGGCAACCAGGAAGAAGGGGATCCACAGTATCTGGATGCTAATAATGATGGGGTCATTGATCCTGATGATAGGATTTTGTCCGGTAATCCCAATCCGGATTATATCTGGGGCATTACCAATAATTTCCGGTACAAGGGCTTTGACCTGAACATCCTGGTTCAAGGCCAATGGGGAGGGTTGATTTATTCCACTTTTGGCCGTGCGATGGACCGTCCAGGTATGGGCTATGTGGAAAATACCCTTGGAAGACACCGCAACAGATGGCGGTCTCCTGAAAACCCTGGTGATGGTGAGACCGGAAAAGCCGTGTCCAGCTTTGGCCGGATCAAAAATACCGACTGGCTGTATCCGTCTGATTACTGGAGAATCAGGAATATTACGCTGGGCTATGACCTGGGCAGGATCATTGCCAACGAAAAATTGCTTTCCGGAGCAAGGGTTTATATGACAGCGGAGAACTTCTTTGGTGGGGACAAGTACACTGGTGGATTTAACCCCGAGGCGGTAAATAGCGACGGGGATGATTATGGTGCATTTCCACTGTCCAAATCAATTGTGTTTGGTGTCAACCTGAAGTTTTAA
- a CDS encoding RagB/SusD family nutrient uptake outer membrane protein — MKKLNKLYITLIGLATGAMVSCESKLDQSPISSIGSNAFYQNESDFLKGLTGAYNGLNSYPINHFELSEVRSDNIYSPGTAGVRDYNLINNFNTNLATAGIMNSTWNGLYNNIMRANTILDNLSPDVLPDEAVRSRIEAEAKFLRGLYYFDLIRFYGKVPLFDRPVTPLEALEIPRSPVADVYGLIISDLEFAVGNLPDEYTSAGDLGRATSHAARGMLARVYMTRSGTQLHPDGPVLGTNEWSQALTLLNEVINSGQFDLVDSYEDIFAYDNENNEEIIFDIQFLSGGLGVGGEYVQYHYPEAFARSNGIPFAGGTFPDAPKTVSADLMGSYETNDVRDDFSVWINYTDANGNTVQDRFIKKYLDLDNLGVDRFDFELNYPVIRYADILLMKAEALSKSGGSQAEIDEIVNDIRERAGVSTTLTNVTYEQIMEERRREFVGEGLRWHDLVRSGMAIDVMLDWIEMDDSGNKISTDITSDDLIYAVPINQLDVKEGLYEQNPGY, encoded by the coding sequence ATGAAAAAGTTGAATAAACTATATATCACGCTGATTGGTTTGGCCACTGGAGCAATGGTTTCCTGTGAAAGCAAGCTGGACCAGTCGCCCATATCTTCTATCGGCTCAAATGCCTTTTATCAGAATGAATCAGATTTCCTGAAAGGACTTACAGGTGCTTACAATGGGCTGAATTCCTATCCGATTAATCATTTTGAATTGAGTGAAGTCCGCTCGGATAATATCTATTCCCCCGGTACCGCAGGCGTTAGGGATTACAACCTGATCAATAATTTTAATACGAATCTAGCGACAGCGGGGATTATGAATTCCACTTGGAATGGCCTGTACAATAATATTATGCGCGCCAATACCATTTTGGACAACCTAAGCCCTGATGTGCTTCCGGATGAGGCGGTGAGGAGTAGAATTGAGGCCGAGGCGAAGTTTCTGAGAGGTTTGTACTACTTTGATCTGATCAGGTTTTACGGTAAAGTCCCGCTTTTTGACCGACCGGTGACACCATTGGAAGCATTGGAAATTCCACGCAGTCCTGTAGCGGATGTTTATGGGCTGATCATTTCAGATTTGGAATTTGCGGTTGGCAATTTGCCGGATGAATATACCAGTGCAGGCGATTTGGGACGTGCCACTTCACATGCAGCCAGAGGCATGCTGGCCAGGGTATACATGACCCGTTCTGGTACACAGCTGCATCCTGATGGCCCCGTTCTTGGTACAAACGAATGGAGTCAAGCGTTGACCCTGCTCAACGAGGTAATTAACAGTGGCCAGTTTGATTTAGTGGATAGCTATGAAGATATATTTGCTTATGACAATGAAAACAATGAGGAGATCATTTTTGATATCCAGTTTTTGAGTGGTGGACTCGGCGTAGGCGGTGAGTATGTGCAGTATCACTATCCAGAAGCGTTTGCCCGTTCCAATGGGATTCCTTTTGCAGGCGGGACCTTCCCGGATGCCCCCAAGACTGTTTCGGCAGACCTGATGGGGTCTTATGAAACCAATGATGTGAGAGATGATTTCTCGGTTTGGATAAATTACACCGATGCCAATGGCAATACCGTTCAGGATAGGTTTATCAAAAAGTATCTTGATTTGGACAACTTGGGCGTAGACCGCTTTGACTTTGAGCTGAACTATCCCGTCATCCGCTATGCAGATATCCTGTTGATGAAAGCGGAAGCCCTGAGCAAAAGTGGCGGTTCCCAAGCAGAAATCGATGAGATTGTCAATGACATCCGGGAGCGTGCTGGTGTCAGCACCACGCTTACCAACGTTACCTATGAGCAAATCATGGAAGAACGAAGGAGGGAGTTTGTCGGAGAAGGCCTGAGATGGCATGACCTTGTGCGCTCGGGAATGGCCATCGATGTGATGCTGGACTGGATCGAAATGGATGATTCGGGCAACAAGATTTCTACTGACATCACCTCAGACGACCTGATCTACGCCGTTCCGATCAACCAACTGGATGTGAAGGAAGGGCTGTATGAGCAGAATCCCGGCTATTAG